The genomic segment ACTGGTCCTTGCTTGTtcttcttcccccacctctccccccaccaccctgaatctcattttttgagatagggacaGGATCTGAGTTGCCTAAGTTGGTCTAGAACTTCCTAAGTAGCTCAgataggccttgaacttgttgtaAGCCCCTTGCCTCAGTTTCTAGAGTAGCTGGATTATAGTCTTACACTTCTAGGTTTGGCCCTGGGAAAAGGGGAAACAGCATAACCAAAACCAAAGAGCTGCTACAAATATTTGATCTATGCTATGGTCTTAGATAGCAAAACAGTCAGAGAGTAATACAGCTTTATTGTGACATCAACACGTTGAAAAGGCAACTGATAATTCTCTAGTGTCCTCTTATTCTTACAAAGCAGAAGTGTGAAAATATAAGCAGAAAATGACAGCCTGAAGATAAAAGGACTAGAGTAGAGTATAAACTGGGCATGTCTACTATCTGGCAGAAAGAAATTTGAATAAATCTTTAGCTATTTTGGGAAGAAAAACTGATCTTTCAAATATGTTAAAATCTGTAGATTAGGAGAATGTAACATGTAAAAAGACAGTGGATTTCTGAAAGTACAAATTTCATGGCAGTTGATGAATACTCTCTATACAGTTTAATAATACTGCTATCTCCCAGCCATCGTATATACCTGACACAACAGTCCTTCAAGTATAGACTGAATTAAGAGTTGTATGTGACAACCAAATAAAGAAGTTATCAGCCCCTACTAATAAAATTCAGTAAGAACCTGGGCCTCAGAGTTGGCACTGAAGTTTCCAGACTAGTAAGTGTGAATGGCCACCTACTTCCAGAATCCAGGAAAGTTTTAATAAACTctgttactttaaaaatactgattttttttttttttttttacaaactcaAACAAGACTCATCTGGTCATATTCGattctaaaacaaaacactatGTAAAGCTGTCCTGTATAAATGTCCTCTGAAGGAATCTGAGTTACTTCATGGACTTCTTTTCTGGAGGAGGTTCTCATGGAAATCATTAACACCTCTAGACAAGATCAGTTTGCAGCACTGCCTCAGAGGTCAGTTGAAGTTGGTTTTCTGTAAATGCTTATTGGGAATTTCTAAAGCACTAACTTGGAGAGGCCAGGAGCCCCCATCAATCCCAGCTTGAATGGCCACTCCAGTCACCACTGCCAGGTCAGGGTCTACAGATGTGTTTGGGTCCTTTCCAAAGAACTCCTGAATAACTTGGCGGATCCGAGGAATACGAGTAGAACCCCCAACTAGAACCACCTCGTCAATTTCAGTCTTGTCTAAGTGGCCTTCTTTTAATACTTGCTGAATGGGTACAAGTATTTTCTGAAAGAGATCCTCATTGAGTGCATCAAAGAGCTTGCGGGATATTTCCGTCTCAAATAAAACCTGACTTTTTCCACTCTTGCTTCCAGAAAGGCCATGTCTAAGCACTCTGTTCACATGGTGACCATCCCCTGGGGTTAGCTGGTCTTGTGGCAGTTCAGAGTCACCATTCTGAGGATTCTGGCTGTCCTTTTCCTCTATAGTGAGTAAAACTGATACCTGGGCAGACTGATGTAGTGTCAAGTTTAGCTTGACCATTTCCACCGCTTGTCTTAATCTGTGGATTTCCTCTTTCCTGGAAGGAAGAAAGCCGTACGTTTGATAGATCTCTTTATATAAATACTGAAGCAGCCTCTGATTGAAGTCTTGTCCTCCAAGTTTGttgtttcctaaaaaaaaaaaaaaaaaaaattaaaaattttatgtcatacatatatgcacataaatataaaCCCTGTATGTTAAGGTATTCTAAGGATAACAAATCCTGTAATATAGTAAGATTTTATTAATGTAACTATTGACAGGAAAAGACCTATGTTAAAGCCATTTTAACTTAAATGGTAAGGGCAGATGGTTACTTACTTCCAGATTCTAGAAACTGTCTTATctcaactattattattattattattattattattattattatttctatttctaactTCTACTATTGATAATCAGTGCCTAGCAAGGTTAGAAATTCTAAATGATCTAGAAGCGGGTATCTCAATTACATGAAGTAATTTCtgacaaacacaaaagaatgaagTCAGCATCATTTGAAACACTACCTCATTTTCTCAACAGAAGAAAGTAATTTTTATGATTAACATGTCCCAATAAATATATTATCTTATCTCACTGTTAATGATTAAAATCTTAATTGAAATAGTTCTATAGGAAGAAAATCATGGAATATAAACTCAAAGTATGTATTTTGGCTCTAAGGAATTTGGTTAAGAgtgaatatatgtatacgtgtgtgtgtgtgtgtgtgtataagtgtgcacacacacacacacacatatatatacacacacacacacacacacacacacacacatgttagaATGCTTGTATAGGTCAATAAGCACCCTTATATTTTTAACCtaaaaaagcagaaagcaaaaaatcttaaaaagagatTGAAAGTAAATGATCTTATTTCTTCAGTGATGCTAAAGTTGTGTTTCTTAGGACATTCTCATCATGAAACATAAAACAGATGAAATAACTGAACGTCTTCATTTTGACATTTTCCCTGATCTTCCCTTTAACCATCATCAGGAAAGCTCTAAAGGAACTAACTTATTTGACTTACAGGAAGTCCAGCCATCTTATTTTGACAGTTAACTTTGATATGTACATAGATAGAAGCAACAATATACAGAAAATCACAAaatattctgaaaacaaaaccaacatccTACATGCTAGGAATACTGAGGAAAATGCGCCTGAACCTCTTTAATTCTGCACTTTTCTTACCAGACATTGCTCGTGTTAGAAACATCCCTCCTTGTTTATTCAGTAATGACACGTCAAGAGTTCCTCCTCCCAAGTCTATGACCAACACGTAGAAGACATCAACCTTGTGGAGACCATAGGCCATCGCTGCTGCTGTAGGTTCATTTATCACCCTCAAGATCTTCAGTCCTGAAAGAACACGGGAGGAAACAGTTTCTACTCAACTTGTAATAACAACGTGCTTGTTCCTTCTTTAACGTGAATTTCACCCAGCAGTAATGAAAGCAGTTGGAAAAATCCATTAGTATGAAAAATGCAAGTTCTTTTCACTGATATaactaaaattattctaaaagaatacaccataacaaaagaaaaccttAAGTTTAGTATCTTGATGTTTTATTAACAATTGAAAAACATCTCTTCCAGCCTTTTCTAATATTGATAACCTACTTGGAAATACATAGTTGTGGAAATGCGGTAGGCTGATCTTGTGTAAAAGACCACGTTACCTTGAGTAAGATTCCTGCTTTGAACTAACTTCTCCAGGTAGAGTGGTGTACAAGATGTGAGATTATACCTCAGGAGCCACACCAGCATTTGAAACTGAGGATTCTCCCATGGACTATGTTGCCCTTCCTTTGGTTATCAATCTTCTTGCTCTGTTCTGTCACCTGCAGGGAGTCACTGTTTCCGGGAGGCATACCTAATCATTCTATAAGCCACCCCTAGCTCTGACACGCTGTGGACCTCCATGCTTCCACTCAAGCTACTTTCTGATAATGGCTATACCAGCAGCTCTGAACAAGAGGTGACAGATCATCCCCTTGAAGTAAATGGTACGAAGGACACTGCTGGTGGCTCTCCACGAGGAGGGCCAGACAGCTGCTATTACTGCAGACGAGAATAAGTATAGGAAGTTCCCATAGTAAAATGTTACATGTTATGTGCACAGTACGTTTATTCCATGCTTCTATCTAGTTGGATATAGCACCACAAAAGCCAGATTTATATAGAACAGGTTACATCCTTTTCACTTTGGAAAATCTGGAAACACTTCACCTGAACAACGAAGAGATCATATCTTTCATCTGAAGTACAGTAGTGCTCACGTTCTCTCCCACTCTTTGTCATATGCCTGATGagctcaacttttttttttctaacatgctTTGAGGACGGTTGTGTCCTGGAGGACTGAACCTAGGCTGGGCCTGACGTGCTCGAGAGAAGCAATTTATCAGAGTTTCAGCCCCAGCCCTCCACTGCTTTTTCTCCCTAATATAAGCATTTAATGTTGTACCAGAGTTCATAATTATTATTGCAAATCTACATAAACAGAAATCTAACTCATCTGCCATATAGTTTTTATGCCTATAGGTGATTTACAGAAGACTTTGCACGTCAGTCAGGGGTGCTATTACCAGCCAGGTTGG from the Arvicanthis niloticus isolate mArvNil1 chromosome 12, mArvNil1.pat.X, whole genome shotgun sequence genome contains:
- the Hspa13 gene encoding heat shock 70 kDa protein 13, translating into MVDGVFAVVGVVVPPSTSETTDYISQEAAGQPAVGGGASRRYSHPSACSAGLMAGEMTILGSAVLTLLLAGYLAQQYLPLPTPKVIGIDLGTTYCSVGVFFPGTGKVKVIPDENGHISIPSMVSFTDGDVYVGYESLELADSNPQNTIYDAKRFIGKIFTPEELEAEVGRYPFKVLHKNGMAEFSVTSNESIIVSPEYVGSRLLLKLKAMAEEYLGMPVTNAVISVPAEFDLQQRNSTIQAANLAGLKILRVINEPTAAAMAYGLHKVDVFYVLVIDLGGGTLDVSLLNKQGGMFLTRAMSGNNKLGGQDFNQRLLQYLYKEIYQTYGFLPSRKEEIHRLRQAVEMVKLNLTLHQSAQVSVLLTIEEKDSQNPQNGDSELPQDQLTPGDGHHVNRVLRHGLSGSKSGKSQVLFETEISRKLFDALNEDLFQKILVPIQQVLKEGHLDKTEIDEVVLVGGSTRIPRIRQVIQEFFGKDPNTSVDPDLAVVTGVAIQAGIDGGSWPLQVSALEIPNKHLQKTNFN